The Anolis carolinensis isolate JA03-04 chromosome 2, rAnoCar3.1.pri, whole genome shotgun sequence genome has a window encoding:
- the LOC103281235 gene encoding zinc finger MYM-type protein 1, giving the protein MSSKKKPSGAFHRKRRLQHSQEDKSQAKALKRFFTTSPSCQTGKPETTKLTESDHADDGKIPISEPLPGPSTSQDLLTATSAIPLPPSCIGITGTDTEDVDEDSLRDAALPSTSRQAIESEQRRDPLLFLSNDCGEWPLKITDEARKIIVERGPQQVRGIKFPKDIHGRKFSPFHYSRKLCNGERVNRYWLQYSVSKNAVFCITCKIFGNDTSSLAGSQGFSNWRNLSRLLSGHEKSRPHMENRSSWRELSQRLHLNKTIDAEHERLINAEIKHWDQILKRLLCATRFLGVQGLPFRGTKDVLFEPNNGNFLKLIEHIAQFDDPMAEHVRRITSKETHVHYLSKNVQNEFISFLAGKVQNNILEQLHEATYYSIILDCTPDISNTEQMTLVVRFVTCKANEDILIKEHFLGFVPVASPSGEGMTEILLHELEARRIPLKNMRGQGYDNGSAMKGKHVGVQRRILDLNPRAFYVPCGNHSLNLVINDAAMSCKIAADCFATVQDLYNLFSGSPVRWGTLLKHVSTLTLKPLSSTRWESRIEALLPLRFHIEEVYDAVYEASHDQKFDGLCRSRAGALLKRLQSFTFLCSIVTWHEILHKINIVSKQLQKVSIDLQNSMALIKSVKSFLERMRSEEGLNSIITDAKELAEKIDATADFENEQEARPRKVSRQFSYECKDEAVHSGKESFKVNFFFVVLDTAISSLKERFQLMDNHSGSFKFLYDISSLGKCWNEKELKYACQRLETVLTDGEDHDVNAGDLYTELQLLADMLPPGSLPADALSFINHGSEDVFPNVYTALRILLTLPISVASGERSFSKLKLIKNYLRSTLSQERLSGLSTLAIENSLLDDMDTDSLVHEFSKLKVRKIRF; this is encoded by the exons ATGTCAAGCAAGAAGAAGCCATCGGGAGCATTTCATCGTAAAAGGAGGTTGCAGCATAGCCAAGAAGACAAGAGTCAAGCTAAAGCATTAAAAAGGTTTTTCACGACTTCACCATCATGCCAGACAGGAAAGCCAGAGACAACTAAATTGACTGAATCAGATCATGCTGATGACGGAAAGATACCAATCTCTGAGCCTCTACCAGGACCATCAACCAGTCAAGACCTTCTCACTGCAACTTCAGCAATACCATTACCACCTTCCTGTATTGGCATTACTGGGACTGACACTGAAGATGTGGATGAGGATTCATTAAGAGATGCAGCCCTGCCATCTACTAGTCGGCAAGCTATTGAATCG gaacaaagaagagaccctttgttatttctttccaaTGATTGTGGAGAGTGGCCACTCAAAATAACTGATGAGGCACGGAAAATAATTGTTGAGCGAGGACCACAGCAAGTCAGAGGCATAAAGTTTCCTAAGGACATTCATGGCAGAAAATTTTCCCCATTTCATTATTCAAGGAAGTTGTGTAATGGAGAGCGTGTCAACAGATATTGGCTACAGTATTCTGTATCTAAAAATGCAGTGTTTTGTATTACTTGCAAAATTTTTGGAAACGACACATCCAGTCTTGCAGGTAGCCAAGGGTTTTCTAACTGGCGGAACTTGAGCAGGCTTTTGAGCGGTCACGAGAAATCCCGTCCTCATATGGAAAACCGTTCATCTTGGCGTGAGCTCTCGCAACGTTTGCATTTAAACAAAACTATTGATGCAGAGCATGAAAGACTTATTAATGCTGAAATTAAACATTGGGATCAAATTCTGAAACGCTTGCTATGTGCTACACGGTTTTTGGGGGTTCAAGGATTGCCATTTAGAGGGACAAAAGATGTTCTATTTGAACCTAATaatggcaactttttaaaattgatagAACATATAGCACAGTTTGATGATCCGATGGCTGAACATGTGAGAAGAATCACTTCCAAAGAAACACATGTCCACTATTTGAGTAAAAATGTCCAGAACGAGTTTATTTCTTTCTTGGCAGGCAAGGTCCAGAATAATATTTTGGAACAACTACATGAGGcaacatattattctattatattggaCTGCACACCAGATATTAGCAACACCGAACAAATGACGTTGGTGGTTAGATTTGTTACATGTAAAGCAAATGAAGATATCTTGATTAAGGAACATTTTTTAGGCTTTGTTCCTGTTGCCAGTCCTTCAGGTGAAGGTATGACAGAAATATTACTCCATGAGTTGGAAGCACGACGTATTCCATTAAAAAACATGAGAGGCCAGGGATATGATAATGGTTCTGCAATGaagggaaaacatgttggagTCCAGAGGAGGATCCTTGATTTAAATCCTAGAGCCTTTTATGTACCATGTGGAAACCACTCCCTGAACTTGGTCATAAATGATGCAGCTATGTCTTGCAAGATTGCAGCAGACTGTTTCGCCACCGTACAAGACCTCTATAACCTTTTTTCAGGTTCCCCAGTAAGATGGGGTACTTTGTTGAAGCATGTTTCAACTCTCACACTCAAACCACTTAGCAGTACTAGGTGGGAAAGTAGAATCGAAGCATTGTTGCCTTTGAGGTTCCATATTGAAGAAGTATATGATGCCGTATATGAAGCTTCTCATGATCAGAAATTTGATGGACTCTGTAGGAGCCGTGCTGGTGCTCTTCTTAAAAGACTGCAAAGCTTCACATTTCTGTGCAGCATAGTGACATGGCATGAGATCCTGCACAAGATAAATATTGTTAGTAAACAGTTGCAAAAAGTGTCAATCGATCTTCAAAATTCTATGGCTCTTATTAAGAGTGTGAAAAGTTTTCTAGAAAGGATGAGATCTGAAGAAGGTCTAAATAGCATCATTACAGATGCAAAGGAACTGGCAGAAAAAATCGATGCTACTGCCGACTTTGAAAACGAACAGGAAGCTCGACCGAGAAAAGTAAGCAGACAATTTTCGTATGAATGTAAAGATGAAGCTGTACATTCTGGCAAAGAGTCTTTTAAagtgaactttttttttgttgtgcTTGACACAGCAATATCCTCATTAAAGGAGAGATTTCAGCTAATGGACAACCATAGTGGAAGTTTCAAATTTCTGTATGACATTTCAAGCCTTGGGAAATGTTGGAATGAAAAAGAATTGAAGTACGCCTGTCAACGCCTTGAAACTGTTTTGACAGATGGAGAAGACCACGATGTGAATGCTGGTGATCTGTATACAGAGCTACAATTACTTGCAGATATGCTTCCCCCTGGAAGTCTCCCAGCTGATGCCTTGTCTTTTATAAATCATGGTTCGGAGGATGTTTTCCCAAATGTCTACACTGCATTGAGAATTCTGTTAACACTTCCAATATCCGTGGCCAGCGGTGAAAGGAGTTTTTCAAAATTGAAACTTATAAAAAATTACTTAAGATCTACTTTGAGTCAAGAGCGCTTGAGTGGACTATCAACCTTGGCCATTGAAAATAGCTTGTTGGATGACATGGACACAGATTCCCTAGTACATGAGTTTTCCAAATTGAAAGTCAGAAAAATCAGGTTTTAA